The genomic DNA tttgtaaattatgtcttgggtgttggagtgtgcccctggctatcgtaAATTWAAAAAACacgaaaattgtgccgtctggtttgcttaatataaggaatttgaaatgatttatacttttacttttgatacttaagtatattttaacaattacatttacttttgatagttaagtacaTTTGAAACTaaatacctttagacttttactcaagtggtattttactgggttgactttcacttttccttgagtcattttctattatggtatctttacttttactcaagtatgacaattgggtactttatccaccactgtatgtctgtttgtgttgtgtcggtatgcgtgtgtgtgttatatgtgtgaGTGAGTATGTAGTGTTTGAATGAGTGAGGGATTTGTGTGGGAGTGAcaatgaagtgtgtgtgagtgagtgagtgaggtctagtgagtgtgcgtagggtcagtgcaagatagagatacaatattttaaatatatattttaaaacaataTACCAATAAATCAAATATACATCACCTTTAAGATTGTGTATATTTGTCTAATAATTGTATtcaacatacatttattttcaacTAATTTCAAAATGATCTTTACTTATTGTTTTTCCTCACGTATCCCGGGGACATTGGGGAAGAGCACACTAcctttgtagtttttttttaggTTTGGAAGCTATGGCGGATAGAGCAGTGACTGCTGCTATGTCCGATGTAAACACAACTGTCAACTCAACGGCGAATTCCATGGCATATTTACAAGATGAGGTGACGTTATCTAACGATCCTGGCATACCATATATGTTTATGTTAACTTGACTGTTCGACGTCTATTGCTCTCRGTGTTCATTACATTGACAACACCAGCATAACTTACGTAGCTAGCGAACTAGATCATCGTCTGATCTGTCTAGTTAGCCAAGCTACTGTTATCTATCTATAACCAGCTACATTTCTGATGATTTACATTACCTGTAGTGTTAGTTGTCGTCGTCGACTGCATCATTCAGAGATGCAAGGCTAGCTAACCAGGCACTGATTTATTGCTATTATGTTTAAAACTATGGTCCGGGGCTTCGTTCCTGCACCAGAGCTAGCAAGTTATCTGCTAAGATGACCCATACCCCAGAAGTCCCCATTGGCCCCAAGTCAGAGTAGACCAGAGCCCTAGACTTTTTAGGGGCTAGGCCTCAGAGGTGGGAAAATATAAAGCAACTGTCTAAAACCTGCAATTGAAAAGGCCTATTTAAGTAGCTAGCGAAGWCTTTACTCTTATGAatggagtagctagctagctaaattaattGTTATATCTTCCTTTACAAAGTACATCAAAGCCATGTCAATTTACTGTCATTCTTTAACAGATGAAGCCTGACACAGATGCCATGGCCCCTCTCAACCTGGGTGACTTGGACTTGACCACAGATGAGTTCATCTTGGATGAGGTGGACAGTAAGTCCTTCAGCATTATTGTCTTTTCAATGAAGTAATGGTCATATCATCTGGTAAAATTTGTTCATAGCCAAATAGTAATTTAGCTAATTAGTTCAGTGTCTTGGATAAATGTAAGAACAGACCTTTTATGGAGATTTGACTAGCTACTTTCCTTTACTTCACCCCCCCCAGTTCACATACAGGCAAATCTTGAYGATGACTTGGTGAAGGAGGCACTGAAAACGGTAAGATCATGGTACCACGGCTGCACCATGCATGACCCTAAACATCAACACATTTCAGTTTTAATTTTATTTTCGGTTAGTTTTCATTTTATAGATTGTATATAAGGCTACGTTCCATCAACGGATGGTTTCCTTTCATCTGAATCTCTGTTTCTTTCAGGGAGTTGACCTCCGGCAATACTCTAAACAAGTGGAGGATGAACTTCAACGGATTGAACAAGCCTCCATCAAAGACTGTATCCATTAATGTCTTGAATGATTGTGTGAAAGAATTAGTGCTTTATTTATGGTAATTCCTGATAGATACAGTAGTTCACCCTGATATGTAATCTTTGACCAAGCTTGTGTCAGATATCAAGGAGAGCCAGAATATTGCCTCTCTGCACAACCAGATCACAGCCTGTGACTCCATACTGGAGGTGAGTGGATGATTTCCTCAATCAAAAGTATCAAGTGGCTTCAGAAGTCCATTCTAAACAGATCAAKATTTTTGCATGTGCAGTTGTTTGAAAGAATGCTTTTTCCTGGCAAAAATATGTAACGAAGCCATTGACAAATCTATTTTCTCCCcgctctttcttgctctctctctacctccctctctctcgctctatccccacctttcccctctctctctctccagcgaaTGGAGGGCATGCTGAGCGGCTTCCAGAGTGACCTCTCGTCCATCAGCAGTGAGATCCAGACTCTGCAGCAGCAGTCGGTCAGCATGAACATGCGGCTGAAGAACAGGCAGGCCGTACGCAGCCACCTCAGCCAACTGGTGGATGAGCTGGTGGTGCCCGGAGCTATGATCCAGTAAGGGAGTGTGTGTTTTATACAGATTTGTAACGATAGATGTACCTGTATGGTTTTAATGGGAGAGCACATGTCATATTGATGTCTGCAACGAGAAATGTACTTGACGGTCTCTATGATGTTGTAAGTGTTCCTACGGGTAAGCATGTGTTCTAAGAACTGTTCCCCACATGTTGTCCGGTCTGCAGGGTAATCTTGGAGAGCCCGGTGACAGAGCAGGAGTTCCTTGAGCAGCTCCATGAgctcaacaacaagatcaacttTGCCAAAGAGCTCAGCTTCAGGGAAACTTTGGCCTGCTCTGACATCCAGGACATTGTGGACCGCCTCAAAATCAAGGTGAAgatacagggagggagagaaatagaatgggatgggaagaggagaaggagatatAAGCGAGGAATAATGGTGTGGAAGGTAACGGAGCAAAGATATTGTGTATAAAACTGGCTTTTATTTTGTTCCACAGGCTGTCACAAAGATCCGAGAATTTATCCTGCAGAAGATTTATTCCTTCAGAAAGCCCATGACCAACTATCAAATCCCTCAGAACACCCTCCTCAAGTACAGGTAATGATATAGGCTTATAACGGGCTTCAAAACCTTCCACATGTTTGGATACCTTGAAACAGACTAAAAAGTACCACCACAATCATGTATCTACCAAAATCTTAAATGTTTCTTCGTACTTTAGGTTTTTTTATCAATTCCTCTTGGCAAACGAAAGGACAGTGGCCAAGGAGATCAGGGATGAGTACGTGGACACCATGAGTAAGATCTACTACAGTTACTTCAAGTCGTACAGCGGCAGGCTCCTCAAAGTACAGGTGAGCGAATGGCACAGGTGCTAAGGGAGTGAAGGAGTTAAAATGCCTTCTCTTGGTTTATAGGctcaatatacagtaccttcattTAGGTTGTCACTGTGAATTGTTCTGGAACAGCTTGCTGCTATAATGTACAGCAAGGGCTATGTTGTGTTTGATGGTACATTTTCAACAGTGTCGAGTATCATATCAGTCAAATTAGCTGATAATATTTAATACTGTTCACATAACATCTTTCTCTGTTGACAGTATGAAGAGGTGGCAGACAAAGATGACTTGATGGGAGTGGAAGACACGGCCAAGAAAGGTTTCTTCTCCAAGCCCTCCCTGAAGAGCAGGAACACCATCTTCACCCTGGGCCAGCGMGGGACCGTGCTGAGCCCTGCCGAGCTGGAGGGGCCCATCCTCATCCCCCACACTGCCCAGAGAGGGGACTGCAGGGTGAGACCACTGGCAGCGCTGTACAACCCAAATCAGACCCTCCAAACTATGCCATGTACTACTGCTTGAGAGTAACAAACATTTTGAATGAAATTAACCTACCTTTTATTATAAGATGTTAAGCACTACTCTGAAATCATTTGAACATGCATAGAGTATAAGGTTGTGAGGTGAAGACACAACGCCAACCCTAAACATCTAGATATCGTTAAGCTGTACTGCTCCAACTCCAATCTGTGCTTCTCTCACTACCTTCttgtcaccacacacacatcttaaAGGAATGCACAACGCCACAACTCAGACCACAGATTGACAGTTAAACGCAATGCTTCGCAGAAATGAATGTGGACTCCAGTTATAATATTAACATTGATGTAGATTATCAAGTCACCCAACCAGCCTTCTTCGTCCTCTCTCAGTATCCCTATGAGACGCTGTTCCGCAGTCAGCACTACGCCCTCTTGGACAACGGCTGTCGAGAGTTCCTCTTCCTGTCTGACTTCTTCATGGTGGCMGGAAATTCTGCGCTGGACCTCTTCAACAGCGTCATGGGAAAGACGCTCAGCTTGTTCCTGGTACGATAAGACTTTTCACCAAAGCATTGCTGTAAAAGAAATCGTGAAGGCATAACACAGCGTTTTTAACAGTGCAGGGCTTCTTTTTGTGAAATGATCATGATGATGCTCTCTTATGATACGACTAACTCTTTCTCTAACGTACCTATACCCACCTttccctctcatcctctttccTTTCCCCTGCAGAAGAGCATGTCCACCTATGTGTCGGACTGCTACGACAGCATCGCCGTGTTCCTGTGTATCCACATCATCCTGCGTTTCAGAGCCATCACAAACAAGAGGACCATCCCAGCCCTGGACAAGTTAGTAGTACTCCATCAGCGCAAAAACTCCATACACTTTTAACTTGGAGCATAATGCTATAGACTTATCCTATTTCCTGCAGTATGCtatacactcaccggacagtttattaggtaccccGTTCASgaaaatggatcgctcctgaAGACAGTGAGRCACYtggccgtggcttgctatataaagcaggcatacaggaatcgaggcattcagttactgtttgattgaacattagaatgggcaaaacgagtgacctaagcgactttgagcgtggtatgatcgtcggtggcaagcgcgccggatccagtatctcagaaacggctgccctcctgggcttttcactcaCGACAGTGTCTAGTGTTTCCCGAGAATGgtgagacaaacaaaaaacatccagttagcggcagtcctgtggacgaaaacagcttgttgacgAGAGTGGTCGAAAgggaatggcaagaatcgtgcaagctaacaggccaCAAATAGACAAATAACGGTACAGCAacacagtggtgtgcagaacggcatcccAGAACGCGCAACTcgatccttgtcacagatgggctactgcagcagacgaccacactgggttccactcATATCAGCTAAAAAACGAGAAgcagcggctccagtgggcacgcgatcaccaacactggacgattgaggagtggaaaaacatcacctggtccgacaaatcccgGTTCGTGTTGRgtcatgctgatggcagagtcaggatttggcataagcagcatgaggccatggacccatcctgcctggtacaggctggtggcggtagtGTACTGGTGTgggattattttcctggcatGTGTTAGGTCCCTTGTAGAATCCATCCCCTGATAAATTcaagctgttctggaggcaaaggggggtcRgacccggtactagatgggtgtacctaataaactgtccggtgggTGTATATGCTAGAAGTAAAGGGAAAGTCCGAATTGTTAACTTATGATACAGTAGTCTttttactgtatgtactgtaaaatGTAACGTTTGGGGCCTGACATGCTGATGTCATTTTTTTCATGAAAATGGTCCtgagtggctcagttggtagagcatggcgcttgcaatgtcagggttgtgggttcaattcccacggggggaccagtacaaaaaagtttgaaaatgtatgcactcactactttacGCCGTCTGCAAAACGACTAAAACGTCAAATGAAAATCACATATTGACGTCAATGGATTTGATACAGATTTGTTCAATGAAAACACATCTTAACTCAGAATCCACCCTTGATGCTTATGTGACTGTTTCTCCGTGGGTTGCCAGGTACTGGGATGCGGTGCTGGAGCTGCTGTGGCCCAGGTTTGAGCTTATCCTGGAGATGAACATTCAGAGCATCCGCAACACGGATCCTCAAAAACTGGGCGTGCTGGACACCAGACCACACTAtgtatgaatacacacacacagatgttttaTGTATCATTATCTAATAATACCAGACAGTTGTTGACACCAGTTGTGTTTCAGATCACACGCAGATATGCAGAGTTCTCTTCTGCCATAGTCAGCATTAACCAGACATTCACCAGCGAGCGAACCCACACCCTCCTTGGCCAACTGCAGGTACACAACTAAACAATAATAAAAACAGTAAGACAGTAGAAATAGTGGGGATCCTACAATAAGCATAAACATTTGATATAGTGCTTTGTGTGATTTGATATAGCTAACACTGGTATTTTCAGGTTGAAGTGGAGAACTTTGTCCTGAAGATGGCTGCAGAGTTCCCTTCACGCAGGGACCAGCTCATCTTCCTCATCAACAACTACGACATGATGCTCAGTGTACTCATGGTGAGAATAACACAAGTTTAAAACCATAAACATGAACGATTCACTTATTTACCCACCTGAAATGACTCCTTCATTCAGTCATTTACATTaaaatgttagtcatttagcagactctcttatccagagtgacttacaggagcaattaggtgccttgctcaagggcacatcagtaGATTTTTCACCTcatcggctctgggattcgaaccagcgacctttgggttactggaccaatgctcttaaccgctagactgTGTCTTGTGAATATACAGAATTGAAAGATGTCATGctgttttcctctctttctctccatatcaTAGGAGAGGGCAGCTGATGACAGTAAAGAGGTTGAGGGCTTCCAACAGCTCCTCCAGGCCAGGAGTCAGGTAAACCTGCACAGGGATTCTGGGAAATTGAGTTRTGTCATGTGTGGCAGATTCACAAATAGTCAGTTTACTCAAAGTATTTACTCCAATGAAAtgttcccctctttctttctcctttcatCAGGAGTTTATTGAGGAGATTCTGTCCTCTCCCTTTGGTGGCATGATAGCATTTGTGAAGGAGAGRGAGGCGCTGACGGAGAAAGGGCAGCTGGATAGACTAAAGAATGARGAAGGTGAGTATAGAGAAAAGATGCAGACCCTTTTATAATGGAATTCTTTGCCGAATGTTTTCatgattatacagttgaagtcgggagtttacatacacttagtttggagtcattaaaactcgtttttcaaccactccacgattttcttgttaacaaactatagttttggcaagtcagttaggacatctactttgtgcatgacacaagtcatttttccaacaattgtttccagacagattatttcatttataattcactgtattacaattccagtgggtcagaagtttacatacactaagttgactgtgcctttaaacaacttggaaaattccagaaaattatgtaattctttagaagcttctgataggcttattgacatcatttgagtcaattagaggtgtacctgtagatgtatttcaaggcctaccttcatactcggcgcctctttgcttgacatcatgggaaaatcaaaagaaatcagaaaataaattgtagacctccacaagtctggttcatccttgggagcaatttccaaacacctgaaggtaccacgttcatctgtacaaacaatagtacgcaagtataaacaccatgggaccacgcagccgtcataccactcaggaaggagatgcgttctgtctcctagagatgaacgtactttggtgcgtgaagtgcaaatcaatcccagaacaacaSccaaggaccttgtgaagatgctggaggaaaccggtacaaaagtatctatccacagtaaaacgagtcccatWtcgacataacctgaaaggcaatggcctagcaaggaagaagccactgctccaaaaccaccataaaaaaaacagactacggtttgcaactgcacgtggggacaaagattgcactttttggagaaatgtcctctggtctgatgaaacaaaatagaactgtttggccataatgaccattgttatgtttggaggagaaagggggacgcttgcaagccgaagaacaccatcccaaccgtgaggcacgggggtgtcagcatcatgttgtgagggtactttgctgcaggaggcactggtgcacttcacaaaatagatagcatcacgaggaaggaaaattatgtggatatattaaagcaacatttcaagacatcagtKaggaagttaaagcttggtcgcaaatgggtcttccaaatggacaatgaccccaagcatacttccaaagttgtggcaaaatggcttaaggacaacaaagtcaaggtattggaatggccatcacaaagccctgacctcaaacctatagaaaatgtgtgggcagaactgaaaaggtgtgtgtgagaaaggaggCCTGCAAAtctgacacagttacaccagctctgtcaggaggaatgggccagaattcacccaacttattgtgggaaggctacccaaaaagtttgacccaagttaaaccattttaaaggcaatgctaccaaatactaattgagtgtatgtaaacttctgacccactgggaatgtgatgaaagaaataaaagctgaaataaatcactctctactattattctgacgtttcacattcttaaaataaagtggtgatccaactgacctaaaacggaattttgactaggattaaatgtcaggagttgtaaaaaactgagttaaaatgtatttgactaaggtgtatgtaaacttccgacttcagctgtacataTAATTGGTTATGTTTATGATAGAGATACATTTGTTTATGCAAATGCCTGTGCATTTACCAGGGCCAAGATATCCTGTGGTGTGACACAGGGTTCAATAATTGGACCTTTGTTAttcctaatctatatcaatgactTTACTGCTGGGTCTTCTACCGTACTTCCCCTTCTCTTTGCTGATCATACCAATTTGATTTTATCACACAATAATTTTGATTCACTAATTAATGAGACCAACTCAGGTATGGCCACATTTTCTGAATGGTtccagataaataaataatatttaaatgtttttaaaaaatcctaCTTAATTGTATTCactagtaagaataagaaatattgtAA from Salvelinus sp. IW2-2015 linkage group LG31, ASM291031v2, whole genome shotgun sequence includes the following:
- the vps52 gene encoding vacuolar protein sorting-associated protein 52 homolog; protein product: MADRAVTAAMSDVNTTVNSTANSMAYLQDEMKPDTDAMAPLNLGDLDLTTDEFILDEVDIHIQANLDDDLVKEALKTGVDLRQYSKQVEDELQRIEQASIKDYIKESQNIASLHNQITACDSILERMEGMLSGFQSDLSSISSEIQTLQQQSVSMNMRLKNRQAVRSHLSQLVDELVVPGAMIQVILESPVTEQEFLEQLHELNNKINFAKELSFRETLACSDIQDIVDRLKIKAVTKIREFILQKIYSFRKPMTNYQIPQNTLLKYRFFYQFLLANERTVAKEIRDEYVDTMSKIYYSYFKSYSGRLLKVQYEEVADKDDLMGVEDTAKKGFFSKPSLKSRNTIFTLGQRGTVLSPAELEGPILIPHTAQRGDCRYPYETLFRSQHYALLDNGCREFLFLSDFFMVAGNSALDLFNSVMGKTLSLFLKSMSTYVSDCYDSIAVFLCIHIILRFRAITNKRTIPALDKYWDAVLELLWPRFELILEMNIQSIRNTDPQKLGVLDTRPHYITRRYAEFSSAIVSINQTFTSERTHTLLGQLQVEVENFVLKMAAEFPSRRDQLIFLINNYDMMLSVLMERAADDSKEVEGFQQLLQARSQEFIEEILSSPFGGMIAFVKEREALTEKGQLDRLKNEEARITQLVRGFSSTWKQSVEALSQDVMRSFTNFKNGTGIIQGALTQLIQYYHGFHKVLSQPTFRSLAVRSELINLHHLMVEVKKHKPNF